A stretch of Oryza brachyantha chromosome 4, ObraRS2, whole genome shotgun sequence DNA encodes these proteins:
- the LOC102708613 gene encoding probable pectate lyase 8 has protein sequence MARRWAAAVGAGLVLLLVGTVALSGGGSGGRLLAGLRRGGGDADASAATMTVPGAVDDPEEVVSQVHMSIRNSTARRKLGYLSCGTGNPIDDCWRCDPDWHNNRQRLADCGIGFGRNAIGGRDGKIYVVTDPGDDDPVNPKPGTLRYAVIRDEPLWIIFKRDMVITLKQELIMNSFKTIDGRGANVHIANGACLTIQYVTNIIIHGLHIHDCRPTGNAMVRSSPSHYGWRTMADGDAVSIFGASHIWVDHCSLSNCADGLIDAIMGSTAITVSNNYFTHHNEVMLLGHSDSYVKDKAMQVTIAFNHFGEGLIQRMPRCRHGYFHVVNNDYTHWEMYAIGGSAEPTINSQGNRYLAPTNPFAKEVTKRVETAQSIWKGWNWRSEGDLLLNGAFFTPSGAGASASYSRASSLGAKSSSMVGTITSGAGALSCRGGSAC, from the exons ATGGCGaggaggtgggcggcggcggtcggggcCGGGTTGGTGCTGCTCCTCGTCGGCACCGTCGcgctcagcggcggcggctctggTGGCCGGCTCCTTGCCGGGCTCCG gagaggtggcggcgacgccgacgcgtcggcggcgacgatgacggtGCCCGGCGCGGTGGACGACCCGGAGGAGGTGGTCTCGCAAGTGCACAT GTCGATCAGGAACagcacggcgaggaggaagctgGGGTACCTGTCGTGCGGCACCGGCAACCCGATCGACGACTGCTGGCGGTGCGACCCTGACTGGCACAACAACCGGCAGCGGCTGGCCGACTGCGGCATCGGCTTCGGCCGCAACGCCATCGGCGGCCGCGACGGCAAGATCTACGTGGTGACCGaccccggcgacgacgaccccgTGAACCCCAAGCCCGGCACGCTGCGGTACGCCGTCATCCGGGACGAGCCGCTGTGGATCATCTTCAAGCGCGACATGGTCATCACGCTCAAGCAGGAGCTCATCATGAACAGCTTCAAGACCatcgacggccgcggcgccaACGTGCACATCGCCAACGGCGCCTGCCTCACCATCCAGTACGTCACCAACATCATCATCCATGGCCTGCACATCCACGACTGCAGGCCGACCGGCAACGCCATGGTCCGCAGCTCGCCGAGCCACTACGGCTGGCGCACCATGGCCGACGGTGACGCGGTCTCCATCTTCGGAGCTAGCCACATCTGGGTTGACCATTGCTCGCTCTCCAACTGCGCCGACGGCCTCATCGATGCCATCATGGGATCCACTGCCATCACAGTGTCCAACAACTACTTCACCCACCACAATGAG GTGATGCTCCTGGGGCACAGTGATTCCTATGTGAAGGACAAGGCAATGCAGGTTACAATAGCCTTCAACCATTTTGGAGAGGGTCTCATTCAGAGAATGCCAAG GTGCAGGCATGGTTACTTCCATGTGGTGAACAATGACTACACACACTGGGAGATGTATGCCATTGGTGGAAGTGCTGAACCAACCATCAACAGCCAGGGCAACCGCTACCTTGCTCCGACAAATCCCTTTGCCAAAGAG GTGACAAAGAGGGTTGAAACTGCCCAGAGCATCTGGAAGGGCTGGAACTGGAGATCAGAGGGAGATCTCCTGCTGAACGGTGCCTTCTTCACCCCATCAGGGGCAGGTGCCTCGGCCAGCTACTCGCGAGCCTCCAGCCTTGGCGCCAAGTCATCGTCCATGGTCGGTACCATCACATCCGGTGCAGGCGCCTTGTCGTGCCGCGGTGGCTCAGCCTGCTAG